The nucleotide window AGCATGCAGAAGGATTTGATGCAACAATGGCGTTTATAGCCGGTATTGCGGCTGCTACGGCTTCAGGTATAACGTTTTATAGTACGCATTACGTTCATCAAAGAAGGTTGTTTGAGCAAAGGGAGCGAAACGCTCAAAACAGGAATATAGGCGATTTGGAATTGGCAGAAGCAGGACTTGCCGTGTGATATTTATGGCATAATTGTTTTTTATCTTGAAAGTTTGAACTAATTAGCTATGAATACAGTAGTGTCAATGCACGCTATCGCTTATTCTGCGTTAATCTGTAGTGGCGATTAATATAATTTTCAATTAGATAGGGTTTATGGCTAAAGAAGAGTTATTGGAATTCGATGGTACTGTTCTGGAATTACTTCCCAATGCAATGTTCCGTATAGAACTTGAAAACGGGCATGAAGTATTGGGACATACATCCGGGCGTATGCGTAAAAACCGTATAAGGGTATTAGTGGGCGACTGGGTGAAAGTGGAAATGACACCTTATGACCTTTCTAAGGGGCGTGTAATTCACAGACATAAAAGCAAACCTAGCCCTGAATCTGCCGCAGAAAAAGACTCGGATAACGAGTAATAAAAAATAACATGGTGGTTTTATGCCAAAGCTAATTCTTGCATCGGCATCACCGAGGCGTAAGGATTTATTACAACAGGTTAATATTATACCCGATATTATTGAGCCTTCGA belongs to Alphaproteobacteria bacterium CG11_big_fil_rev_8_21_14_0_20_39_49 and includes:
- a CDS encoding translation initiation factor IF-1, which produces MAKEELLEFDGTVLELLPNAMFRIELENGHEVLGHTSGRMRKNRIRVLVGDWVKVEMTPYDLSKGRVIHRHKSKPSPESAAEKDSDNE